The genomic stretch TGCCTGACTGATTGGAAGATAGAGAACAAGGTGATTTCCATCACACTTGACAATGCATCAAACAATGATTATGCAGTTAGAGATTTGAAGGCCAAGTTCAATTTTCGGCGTTGCAAACAGTATGAGGAGGTTTATTTCCATGTCCGGTGTTGTGCACATATCGTCAACTTGGTGGTGCAAGACGGGACAGCATGCATGACTACTTTGATAACAAATCTGAGGGAGACGGTGAAGTACTTCAAGAAGTTAACTAGTCGCTTGCACAAGTTTGTGGAGATTTGTCGGGGTTTGGCTCTCACTATAGGTGCTCACTTGACCCTAGATATTTGCACAAGGTGGAGTTCAACCTACAAGATGATAGCTACTGGCAAACCATATAGAGAGGCATTGAAAGATTATGCCAAATCCGATCTCAACTACAAGTTGGAACCTACAAGTGAAGAATGGAAGATGTATGAGCTGATTGAGCCACTCCTCTATGCGTTTGCTCAAGTAACTACTGCCTTTTCAGCACAATCCTATCCCACGGCAAACATATTCTACCGTCACATTATGAGAATCAAGATTGAGTTGAGAAAAGCCATTGCTCATAGTAACCCACTTTACAGAGCCATGGGATAAGCTATGATGGAGAAGTTCAACAAATATTGGGAGGAAAAGAACAATGTCATGGTGCTTGCTACTATCCTTGTTCCAAGGTACAAGATGTTCTATGTAGAGTGGGCCTTCAAAGAACTATATGATGAAAACACGGCTTTGGATGAGTTGGCTGATGTGCATTTGGAGTTGGAAGATTTGTTTGACAAGTTTGATACCGCAAAGAAGATGGCCGAGAAATCATCCACAAGCTCCAACATTTGCATTACTAGTAGCTCAATGCCCGCGTCGGATAGTGCCTTCCAAGCTCACCGAAGAAACACCACAACAAAATCATCAAAAAGTGAACTAAGGAACTACCTAGAAGATGCACTTGAGGAACCAAATCCCAAATTCATCTTGCTTGATTGGTGGAAAGTGAATTCCCTTAGGTACCCGGTGTTGGCAAAGATGGCAAGGCGTTTCTTGACTATACCGGCTAGTTCCGTGTCTTCGGAATCAACTTTTAGCACCGGTGAAAGGGTTCTAGATGACTATCGTAGTTCTCTAAAACCGGCTATGGTGGAGGCATTGGTGTGTGGTGCAAGTTATATTAAGGGCTCACATAGTGACTTGAATGTGATGGTATGATTTCCACCTCCTTCTCACCATTCCAACACTTAAAAAATTCATGGCTAACTTTTTCTTCTTTAGGagaaggaggaagatgatgaggaAAATGTGGAGACAGTCAAGTTGCCTAAGAGTGCGACGAATATCAACTATTGGTAAGAGATTTTTACAACATGTCCACTTGTCATATGTATGTTGGTAAAATGGAGTTGCTTATCCTATTGTTACTTGTAGACTATCGTGTCATGTGGATGTTACTACAATGGAGTTGGAGAATGGACAAGGATGATGCTCTTGCTACAATTTGAACTTTCTCTTATTTTGGTTGGGTTGGACCTTGAAAACTAAGAGAGTGGATGTTACTCCATTTTATTTGTGTTTGAACTTGGAACCTAAGTTGTAACCGTTGTCAATGTCAACTATTATCTAAGACACTATTATCTACCATTGTGTATTTGTGGTTTCTCTTTTGGATATTTTCAGGAATCTTAATTGAGAAAAAATGGACAAGATATGTGGAAGATTGCTTCTAATTTTGAGGTAAACCTGTCTACTCTTGTATCATGATAATATGCTCTAATTATTGATTCTTTTCATGGAATGGATCCTTTCATATGTTAATTGATATGCTCTGCATTTTTTTTGGGAAAATATGAATATATGCATGCTCAATTTGATGTCCAAAGTCTTGAAAACTTGCAAAACTGCTCACTGGCTGTAGCTAGTACATATACTGGGAGCTCTCTGTTACGTTCCTGGTTGTGTGCTGCTGGGCTCGCGAGCCGGCTCGAGCTGAACCGAGCCAGAGCCAAGCTCGAGCCGAGCCTATTTTACCAGCTCGTGACAGAAACGAGCCAGCTCGAGCCGAGCCAGTTTGGAACGAGCCAACTTGCGGCTCGGACCGAGCCGAGCTCGAGCTGGCTCGTGTCCAGCCTTACATGCATGTATCGAATATACTgtggattttgttgttgttgttgtagctcAGCTTTGCTAACGTATGATGGAGGGGACATGGAGTGTGGTCACTATATTGTGTGCGTGGATGACGTGGCTGCGGGTGAGATTCATATATTATCCACGCAAAAAATAGACTCGGTTGTTATCCTAGTTCGGCAATGATGCCATGCATGCATACAGCATACATGACACCACGACGACATGTGATTATTCTAGGAAAATGTATACCGGGGAAAGTGTGAGATGATTCAGCAGATGATAGTACTAGTGCAATTTATTTTTGTAGGATTCAAAAATTAATAAGGACAAGGTTGTGGATTTGGAAATACACATTTTACTTACATGTAAGTGTTTGTCATTTCATTTTCGTTCATGAAAGTCTCATTCATTCCTTCATTTTCTAGAAGGAAGACATCCTTTTTTTTCCTGTTGTTTGGCACTAATAAAGGGACAAAATGGGCAGGCTGCCTGCTGGCTAATTTGAGGCCATCTTTAGTCTATTTTTCATACTTTGCTTAGACTTCCCGTACGTCCAGCTGGGAGATGGCCAGACCCATGTGGCCATGTTCATGATCGTGCTCTGTTGGACGATCGATCAGAAAGAGGAGAAGGCCCATTATGGTAAGTTCCGGGCCAGCCCATCTTCTTCGTTTTAATTTTCCTATAAACTagtataaatgcccgtgcgttgccacgggtattcaaatttcatttctcaatagacatatataattcataactcattataaaagttgaaAGCAAATCAGGTATAACATaatgtactacaacatgataatacTGAATGTAATAACAAGACAACATTGTCTCGTTCTCACGTCTAAAAAAATTGTCTCCTTTTCAAGCTTGCTGTCATGGCTCGGATTTGTGGCCTT from Lolium rigidum isolate FL_2022 chromosome 4, APGP_CSIRO_Lrig_0.1, whole genome shotgun sequence encodes the following:
- the LOC124650484 gene encoding zinc finger BED domain-containing protein RICESLEEPER 1-like, whose protein sequence is MMEKFNKYWEEKNNVMVLATILVPRYKMFYVEWAFKELYDENTALDELADVHLELEDLFDKFDTAKKMAEKSSTSSNICITSSSMPASDSAFQAHRRNTTTKSSKSELRNYLEDALEEPNPKFILLDWWKVNSLRYPVLAKMARRFLTIPASSVSSESTFSTGERVLDDYRSSLKPAMVEALVCGASYIKGSHSDLNVMEKEEDDEENVETVKLPKSATNINY